A single genomic interval of Zingiber officinale cultivar Zhangliang chromosome 4A, Zo_v1.1, whole genome shotgun sequence harbors:
- the LOC121969995 gene encoding uncharacterized protein LOC121969995: MTRSSCDKLLDLDPEIERTFRALRIQEKISEDLESSLASSDTPMADHSRTMKELASPDETFKYSCITYPTLAGDIELRSGLIHLLPKYQGFFGEDPNRHLHEFHVVCSTMKPQGISEENIKLRAFPFSLTGVAKDWLYYLPQRFITSWIDMKKAFLEKFFPASRTATIRKSICGIQQVVGETLYDYWERFNKLCSSCPQHQISEQLLVQYFYEGLLAMDRSMIDAAVGGALVNKTTEQARELISNMAENSQQFGSRALTTRGVGEVQMVSNEQKEIRNSLMELTSLVKQLALNNATQSSMVPNV; this comes from the coding sequence ATGACCAGGTCCTCGTGTGATAAGTTACTCGATCTTGATCCAGAGATTGAGAGAACCTTCAGAGCTTTGAGAATTCAAGAGAAAATATCAGAGGACTTAGAAAGTTCTTTAGCATCTTCAGATACCCCCATGGCTGATCATAGTAGAACAATGAAGGAGCTTGCATCTCCTGATGAGACTTTCAAGTATTCATGTATCACTTATCCAACTCTAGCTGGTGATATTGAGCTGAGATCAGGATTGATTCATTTGCTTCCAAAATATCAAGGATTTTTTGGAGAAGACCCAAACAGACATTTGCATGAATTCCATGTGGTTTGTTCAACCATGAAGCCACAAGGAATTTCAGAAGAGAATATCAAGCTAAGGGCTTTTCCATTTTCACTTACTGGagtagcaaaagattggttgtattatttGCCACAAAGATTTATTACTTCTTGGATTGACATGAAGAAGGCTTTCTTGGAGAAATTCTTTCCGGCCTCGAGGACTGCAACTATTAGGAAAAGCATCTGTGGGATTCAACAAGTGGTGGGAGAGACACTTTATGATTATTGGGAGAGATTCAACAAACTATGTTCAAGTTGTCCTCAACACCAAATCAGTGAGCAGTTGCTAGTCCAATACTTCTATGAGGGTTTGTTAGCTATGGACAGAAGTATGATAGATGCAGCGGTTGGAGGAGCTTTAGTGAACAAAACTACAGAGCAAGCAAGGGAACTGATTTCGAACATGGCTGAAAATTCACAGCAATTTGGAAGTAGAGCACTCACTACTAGAGGAGTTGGTGAAGTTCAAATGGTTTCTAATGAACAAAAAGAGATAAGGAACTCATTGATGGAATTAACATCATTGGTGAAACAATTGGCCTTGAACAATGCTACTCAATCTTCTATGGTTCCAAATGTGTAA